One window of the Carnobacterium maltaromaticum DSM 20342 genome contains the following:
- a CDS encoding ankyrin repeat domain-containing protein codes for MKKNYVLFFSLIGIVLISIGIFSVTLLKDSSTRSKDQSTSEKQPTSQASDSKQIESSQELESKEKEVMKIDNPQLNQELITATANQNLSEIKRLLTVGANVDAMDEKQQTGLLVATHKNNLEMAEIFLLNGANVNQQDAIQDSPFLYAGAEGRTEILQMMLAYNPDTTLTNRFGGTALIPAAEKGHLDNVRLLLEQTDIDVNHVNQPGWTALLEAIVLTNGDTTQQQIVQVLLEHGADPNLADANGIRPLRHANQMGYGKIAEELRNAGAYE; via the coding sequence ATGAAAAAAAATTATGTTCTATTTTTTAGTTTAATCGGAATTGTCTTAATCAGTATTGGTATTTTTAGTGTCACTTTATTGAAAGATTCTTCAACAAGATCTAAAGATCAGTCAACTTCAGAAAAACAGCCAACTAGTCAAGCTAGTGATTCCAAGCAAATTGAATCAAGCCAAGAACTAGAATCAAAGGAGAAAGAAGTCATGAAAATAGATAATCCTCAATTGAATCAAGAGTTAATCACAGCAACCGCTAATCAGAATCTATCAGAGATAAAACGATTATTAACAGTTGGCGCAAATGTTGATGCTATGGACGAAAAACAACAAACTGGTTTACTAGTCGCTACACATAAAAATAATTTAGAGATGGCTGAAATTTTTTTGCTAAATGGTGCGAATGTCAACCAACAAGATGCCATTCAGGATAGTCCTTTTTTATATGCTGGGGCAGAAGGCAGAACGGAGATTTTACAAATGATGTTAGCTTACAATCCAGATACCACATTAACAAATCGTTTTGGTGGAACGGCTTTAATTCCTGCAGCAGAAAAAGGACATTTAGATAATGTGCGCTTATTATTAGAACAAACAGATATTGATGTAAATCATGTAAATCAGCCAGGTTGGACAGCCTTGTTAGAAGCAATCGTATTAACGAATGGTGATACGACTCAACAACAGATTGTTCAAGTCTTGTTAGAACATGGTGCTGACCCAAACTTAGCTGATGCTAATGGAATCAGACCATTAAGGCACGCCAATCAAATGGGATATGGTAAAATAGCCGAAGAATTACGTAATGCTGGTGCATATGAGTAG